A section of the Malus sylvestris chromosome 17, drMalSylv7.2, whole genome shotgun sequence genome encodes:
- the LOC126609999 gene encoding putative pentatricopeptide repeat-containing protein At1g16830 isoform X2, which yields MEIVWRFRYCFLHRGPTQIISALRMLPICHFSSPKMCPTNKTQENFPKLFDRQTSKLNHQDVHSTLLNCPSDLIALRFFLWCAGQHNFFHNKIVIDHMVGVIKRVMEQYRTVKLVIRELESMGCVVKSQTFLLLLRIYWRGEMYTMVFEAIELMGTYGFTPNTFARNIIIDALFKIGHVNLAIKFLKETRRPNFLTFNIALCNLCNINDLYHIGDVFRMMLQWGYSPKVETFEMILSCLCKMGKIVEAHQVLGLLITLGIAVSVNVWSMLMNGFCRLQRLDVAGKLLEKMVETGSSPSIVTYTTLIRGFLKSNMVSEAFNILNIMESKGYAPDLVLCNVLIDSFAKAGRCDDAIDVFVSMRSRNLAPDSCTVSSLLSTLCLSRRFDMLPKLVRGLDIEADLLLCNSLLCYFCKAKFPSLAVKFYNDMLDNGLTPDKYTFVGLVDGLCKAKRVDEAVDSYHGILQSFPGQDAYIHTVVMDGLIKVRKFNAAIRVFRKAVEEGYTLDVAAYTVAIIGLFMGGRAGEAWSLYCQMKEVGLALTVHTYNVMVSGFVKERDLNMVNLMLQEMIEAKVELSSNTFLRLSKFLCRPYLSNSVIELWIEMRSLGLISSKVVQELLSDEVAKGMKVDDGLIAFSDVTSETDRSVEASGSEDVYDVAASMA from the coding sequence ATGGAAATAGTATGGAGATTTAGGTATTGTTTTCTACACAGAGGGCCAACCCAAATCATCAGTGCACTGCGCATGCTGCCTATCTGCCACTTTTCATCGCCAAAGATGTGTCCAACTAACAAAACCCAGGAAAATTTCCCGAAACTTTTTGACCGACAAACAAGTAAACTCAATCATCAAGATGTGCATTCCACTTTATTGAACTGCCCTTCTGATTTGATTGCACTGAGATTCTTCTTGTGGTGTGCCGGacaacataatttttttcacaATAAGATTGTGAttgatcacatggttggtgTGATCAAGCGCGTGATGGAACAATACAGAACCGTTAAATTGGTTATTAGGGAACTAGAGAGCATGGGGTGTGTTGTAAAATCTCAAACATTTTTGCTGTTGTTGAGGATTTATTGGCGTGGCGAAATGTATACAATGGTCTTTGAGGCTATTGAGCTAATGGGTACTTATGGCTTTACTCCAAACACATTTGCTCGTAACATAATCATTGATGCGTTGTTCAAAATTGGGCATGTGAATTTAGCTATTAAGTTTCTGAAAGAGACCCGAAGGCCAAATTTTTTGACTTTTAACATTGCACTGTGTAATTTATGTAATATCAATGATTTATATCACATTGGAGATGTGTTTAGAATGATGTTGCAATGGGGATATAGCCCCAAAGTGGAGACATTTGAGATGATTTTGAGCTGTTTATGCAAAATGGGTAAAATAGTGGAGGCGCATCAAGTTTTGGGTCTATTGATTACTTTGGGTATTGCTGTGTCTGTAAATGTTTGGAGTATGTTGATGAATGGGTTTTGTCGGTTGCAGAGACTTGATGTGGCTGGTAAGTTATTGGAGAAGATGGTTGAGACTGGTTCTTCTCCTAGTATTGTAACGTACACGACTTTAATCAGGGGATTTTTAAAATCTAATATGGTTAGTGAAGCATTCAATATTCTAAATATTATGGAATCCAAAGGATATGCCCCTGACCTCGTTCTTTGTAATGTGTTAATAGACTCCTTTGCCAAAGCTGGGAGGTGTGATGATGCCATTGATGTTTTTGTTAGCATGCGATCACGGAACTTGGCTCCTGATTCTTGTACTGTCTCTTCATTATTATCTACCTTGTGTTTGTCTAGGAGGTTTGATATGTTACCCAAGTTGGTTCGTGGACTTGACATAGAAGCTGACTTATTGCTATGTAACTCACTTCTCTGTTATTTTTGTAAAGCCAAGTTTCCGTCTCTTGCTGTAAAGTTTTATAATGATATGCTTGATAATGGCCTTACCCCAGATAAGTATACTTTTGTTGGATTAGTAGATGGGTTATGCAAGGCAAAAAGAGTTGATGAAGCAGTTGATTCGTATCATGGGATTCTCCAGAGTTTCCCTGGACAGGATGCTTATATTCATACTGTGGTCATGGATGGGCTTATAAAGGTCCGTAAATTTAATGCGGCCATTAGAGTGTTTAGAAAAGCAGTTGAAGAGGGCTACACCCTTGATGTTGCGGCATACACAGTTGCCATTATAGGGCTCTTTATGGGTGGTAGAGCTGGAGAGGCTTGGTCACTCTATTGCCAGATGAAGGAAGTCGGCTTGGCTCTTACTGTACATACATACAATGTAATGGTCTCTGGTTTTGTTAAAGAAAGAGATCTTAATATGGTTAATTTAATGCTACAAGAGATGATAGAAGCAAAAGTAGAACTGAGCTCCAATACTTTCTTGAGATTATCAAAATTCCTCTGTAGACCATATCTTTCTAATTCAGTTATTGAACTATGGATTGAGATGAGAAGTTTGGGTTTGATATCTTCTAAGGTAGTGCAAGAATTACTTTCTGATGAAGTTGCCAAAGGCATGAAAGTAGATGATGGCCTAATTGCATTTTCAGACGTTACTTCAGAAACTGATCGATCTGTGGAGGCATCTGGCTCTGAAGACGTTTATGATGTGGCTGCTTCAATGGCTTGA
- the LOC126609999 gene encoding putative pentatricopeptide repeat-containing protein At1g16830 isoform X1: MEIVWRFRYCFVPRGPTQIIRALRMLPICHFSSPKMCPTNKTQENFPKLFDRQTSKLNHQVVHSTLLNCPSDLIALRFFLWCAGQHNFFHNKIVIDHMAGVIKRVMEQYRTVKLVIRELESMGCVVKSQTFLLLLRIYWRGEMYTMVFEAIELMGTNGFTPNTFARNIIIDALFKIGHVDLAIKFLKETRRPNFLTFNIALCNLCNLKDLYHIGDVFRMMLRWGYHPKVETFEMILSCLCKMGKIVEAHQVLGLLITLGIAVSVNVWSMLMNGFCRLQRLDVAGKLLEKMVETGSSPSIVTYTTLIRGFLKSNMVSEAFNILNIMESKGYALDLVLCNVLIDSFAKAGRCDDAIDVFVSMRSRNLAPDSCTVSSLLSTLCLSRRFDMLPKLVRGLDIEADLLLCNSLLCYFCKAGFPSLAVKFYNDMLDKGLTPDKYTFVGLVDGLCKARRVDEAVDAYYRILQSFPGQDVYIHTVVMDGLIKVRKFNAAIRVFRKAVEEGYTLDVAAYTVAIIGLFMGGRAGEAWSLYCHMKEVGLALTVHTYNVMVSGFVKERDLNMVNLMLQEMIEAKVELSSNTFLRLSKFLCRPYHSNSVIELWIEMRSLGLISSKVVQELLSEEVAEGMKVDDGLIAFSDVTSETDRFVETSGSEDVYDVAASMA, encoded by the coding sequence ATGGAAATAGTATGGAGATTTAGGTATTGTTTTGTACCCAGAGGCCCAACCCAAATCATCAGAGCACTGCGCATGCTGCCTATCTGCCACTTTTCATCACCAAAGATGTGTCCAACTAACAAAACCCAGGAAAATTTCCCGAAACTTTTTGACCGACAAACAAGTAAACTCAATCATCAAGTTGTGCATTCCACTTTATTAAACTGCCCTTCTGATTTGATTGCACTGAGATTCTTCTTGTGGTGTGCCGGacaacataatttttttcacaATAAGATTGTGATTGATCACATGGCTGGTGTGATCAAGCGCGTGATGGAACAATACAGAACCGTTAAATTGGTTATTAGGGAACTAGAGAGCATGGGGTGTGTTGTAAAATCTCAAACATTTTTGCTGTTGTTGAGGATTTATTGGCGTGGCGAAATGTATACAATGGTCTTTGAGGCTATTGAGCTAATGGGTACTAATGGCTTTACTCCAAACACATTTGCTCGTAACATAATCATTGATGCCTTGTTCAAAATTGGGCATGTGGATTTAGCTATTAAGTTTCTGAAAGAGACCCGAAGGCCAAATTTTTTGACTTTTAACATTGCACTGTGTAATTTATGTAATCTCAAAGATTTATATCACATTGGAGATGTGTTTAGAATGATGTTGCGCTGGGGATATCACCCCAAAGTGGAGACATTTGAGATGATTTTGAGCTGTTTATGCAAAATGGGTAAAATAGTGGAGGCGCATCAAGTTTTGGGTCTATTGATTACTTTGGGTATCGCTGTGTCTGTAAATGTTTGGAGTATGTTGATGAATGGGTTTTGTCGGTTGCAGAGACTTGATGTGGCTGGTAAGTTATTGGAGAAGATGGTTGAGACTGGTTCTTCTCCTAGTATTGTAACGTACACAACTTTAATCAGGGGATTTTTAAAATCTAATATGGTTAGTGAAGCATTCAATATTCTAAATATTATGGAATCCAAAGGATATGCCCTTGACCTCGTTCTTTGTAATGTGTTAATAGACTCCTTTGCCAAAGCTGGGAGGTGTGATGATGCCATTGATGTTTTTGTTAGCATGCGATCACGGAACTTGGCTCCTGATTCTTGTACTGTCTCTTCATTATTATCCACCTTGTGTTTGTCTAGGAGGTTTGATATGTTACCCAAGTTGGTTCGTGGACTTGACATAGAAGCTGACTTATTGCTATGTAACTCACTTCTCTGTTATTTTTGTAAAGCCGGGTTTCCATCTCTTGCTGTAAAGTTTTATAATGATATGCTTGATAAAGGCCTTACCCCAGATAAGTATACTTTTGTTGGATTAGTAGATGGGTTATGCAAGGCAAGAAGAGTTGACGAAGCAGTTGATGCGTATTATCGGATTCTCCAGAGTTTCCCTGGACAGGATGTTTATATTCATACTGTGGTCATGGATGGGCTTATAAAGGTCCGTAAATTTAATGCGGCCATTAGAGTGTTTAGAAAAGCAGTTGAAGAGGGCTACACCCTTGATGTTGCAGCATACACAGTTGCCATTATAGGGCTCTTTATGGGTGGTAGAGCTGGAGAGGCTTGGTCACTCTATTGCCATATGAAGGAGGTCGGCTTGGCTCTTACTGTACATACATACAATGTAATGGTCTCTGGTTTTGTTAAAGAAAGAGATCTTAATATGGTTAATTTAATGCTACAAGAGATGATAGAAGCAAAAGTAGAACTGAGCTCCAATACTTTCTTGAGATTATCAAAATTCCTCTGTAGACCATATCATTCTAATTCAGTTATTGAACTATGGATTGAGATGAGAAGTTTGGGTTTGATATCTTCTAAGGTAGTGCAAGAATTACTTTCTGAAGAAGTTGCCGAAGGCATGAAAGTAGATGATGGCCTCATTGCATTTTCAGATGTTACTTCAGAAACTGATCGATTTGTGGAGACATCTGGCTCTGAAGACGTTTATGATGTGGCTGCTTCAATGGCATGA
- the LOC126609999 gene encoding putative pentatricopeptide repeat-containing protein At1g16830 isoform X4, with the protein MEIVWRFRYCFLHRGPTQIISALRMLPICHFSSPKMCPTNKTQENFPKLFDRQTSKLNHQDVHSTLLNCPSDLIALRFFLWCAGQHNFFHNKIVIDHMVGVIKRVMEQYRTVKLVIRELESMGCVVKSQTFLLLLRIYWRGEMYTMVFEAIELMGTYGFTPNTFARNIIIDALFKIGHVNLAIKFLKETRRPNFLTFNIALCNLCNINDLYHIGDVFRMMLQWGYSPKVETFEMILSCLCKMGKIVEAHQVLGLLITLGIAVSVNVWSMLMNGFCRLQRLDVAGKLLEKMVETGSSPSIVTYTTLIRGFLKSNMVSEAFNILNIMESKGYAPDLVLCNVLIDSFAKAGRCDDAIDVFVSMRSRNLAPDSCTVSSLLSTLCLSRRFDMLPKLVRGLDIEADLLLCNSLLCYFCKAKFPSLAVKFYNDMLDNGLTPDKYTFVGLVDGLCKAKRVDEAVDSYHGILQSFPGQDAYIHTVVMDGLIKVRKFNAAIRVFRKAVEEGYTLDVAAYTVAIIGLFMGGRAGEAWSLYCQMKEVGLALTVHTYNVMVSGFVKERDLNMVNLMLQEMIEAKVELSSNTFLRLSKFLCRPYLSNSVIELWIEMRSLGLISSKVVQELLSEEVAEGMKVDDGLIAFSDVTSETDRFVETSGSEDVYDVAASMA; encoded by the exons ATGGAAATAGTATGGAGATTTAGGTATTGTTTTCTACACAGAGGGCCAACCCAAATCATCAGTGCACTGCGCATGCTGCCTATCTGCCACTTTTCATCGCCAAAGATGTGTCCAACTAACAAAACCCAGGAAAATTTCCCGAAACTTTTTGACCGACAAACAAGTAAACTCAATCATCAAGATGTGCATTCCACTTTATTGAACTGCCCTTCTGATTTGATTGCACTGAGATTCTTCTTGTGGTGTGCCGGacaacataatttttttcacaATAAGATTGTGAttgatcacatggttggtgTGATCAAGCGCGTGATGGAACAATACAGAACCGTTAAATTGGTTATTAGGGAACTAGAGAGCATGGGGTGTGTTGTAAAATCTCAAACATTTTTGCTGTTGTTGAGGATTTATTGGCGTGGCGAAATGTATACAATGGTCTTTGAGGCTATTGAGCTAATGGGTACTTATGGCTTTACTCCAAACACATTTGCTCGTAACATAATCATTGATGCGTTGTTCAAAATTGGGCATGTGAATTTAGCTATTAAGTTTCTGAAAGAGACCCGAAGGCCAAATTTTTTGACTTTTAACATTGCACTGTGTAATTTATGTAATATCAATGATTTATATCACATTGGAGATGTGTTTAGAATGATGTTGCAATGGGGATATAGCCCCAAAGTGGAGACATTTGAGATGATTTTGAGCTGTTTATGCAAAATGGGTAAAATAGTGGAGGCGCATCAAGTTTTGGGTCTATTGATTACTTTGGGTATTGCTGTGTCTGTAAATGTTTGGAGTATGTTGATGAATGGGTTTTGTCGGTTGCAGAGACTTGATGTGGCTGGTAAGTTATTGGAGAAGATGGTTGAGACTGGTTCTTCTCCTAGTATTGTAACGTACACGACTTTAATCAGGGGATTTTTAAAATCTAATATGGTTAGTGAAGCATTCAATATTCTAAATATTATGGAATCCAAAGGATATGCCCCTGACCTCGTTCTTTGTAATGTGTTAATAGACTCCTTTGCCAAAGCTGGGAGGTGTGATGATGCCATTGATGTTTTTGTTAGCATGCGATCACGGAACTTGGCTCCTGATTCTTGTACTGTCTCTTCATTATTATCTACCTTGTGTTTGTCTAGGAGGTTTGATATGTTACCCAAGTTGGTTCGTGGACTTGACATAGAAGCTGACTTATTGCTATGTAACTCACTTCTCTGTTATTTTTGTAAAGCCAAGTTTCCGTCTCTTGCTGTAAAGTTTTATAATGATATGCTTGATAATGGCCTTACCCCAGATAAGTATACTTTTGTTGGATTAGTAGATGGGTTATGCAAGGCAAAAAGAGTTGATGAAGCAGTTGATTCGTATCATGGGATTCTCCAGAGTTTCCCTGGACAGGATGCTTATATTCATACTGTGGTCATGGATGGGCTTATAAAGGTCCGTAAATTTAATGCGGCCATTAGAGTGTTTAGAAAAGCAGTTGAAGAGGGCTACACCCTTGATGTTGCGGCATACACAGTTGCCATTATAGGGCTCTTTATGGGTGGTAGAGCTGGAGAGGCTTGGTCACTCTATTGCCAGATGAAGGAAGTCGGCTTGGCTCTTACTGTACATACATACAATGTAATGGTCTCTGGTTTTGTTAAAGAAAGAGATCTTAATATGGTTAATTTAATGCTACAAGAGATGATAGAAGCAAAAGTAGAACTGAGCTCCAATACTTTCTTGAGATTATCAAAATTCCTCTGTAGACCATATCTTTCTAATTCAGTTATTGAACTATGGATTGAGATGAGAAGTTTGGGTTTGATATCTTCTAAG GTAGTGCAAGAATTACTTTCTGAAGAAGTTGCCGAAGGCATGAAAGTAGATGATGGCCTCATTGCATTTTCAGATGTTACTTCAGAAACTGATCGATTTGTGGAGACATCTGGCTCTGAAGACGTTTATGATGTGGCTGCTTCAATGGCATGA
- the LOC126609999 gene encoding putative pentatricopeptide repeat-containing protein At1g16830 isoform X3: MEIVWRFRYCFLHRGPTQIISALRMLPICHFSSPKMCPTNKTQENFPKLFDRQTSKLNHQDVHSTLLNCPSDLIALRFFLWCAGQHNFFHNKIVIDHMVGVIKRVMEQYRTVKLVIRELESMGCVVKSQTFLLLLRIYWRGEMYTMVFEAIELMGTYGFTPNTFARNIIIDALFKIGHVNLAIKFLKETRRPNFLTFNIALCNLCNINDLYHIGDVFRMMLQWGYSPKVETFEMILSCLCKMGKIVEAHQVLGLLITLGIAVSVNVWSMLMNGFCRLQRLDVAGKLLEKMVETGSSPSIVTYTTLIRGFLKSNMVSEAFNILNIMESKGYAPDLVLCNVLIDSFAKAGRCDDAIDVFVSMRSRNLAPDSCTVSSLLSTLCLSRRFDMLPKLVRGLDIEADLLLCNSLLCYFCKAKFPSLAVKFYNDMLDNGLTPDKYTFVGLVDGLCKAKRVDEAVDSYHGILQSFPGQDAYIHTVVMDGLIKVRKFNAAIRVFRKAVEEGYTLDVAAYTVAIIGLFMGGRAGEAWSLYCHMKEVGLALTVHTYNVMVSGFVKERDLNMVNLMLQEMIEAKVELSSNTFLRLSKFLCRPYHSNSVIELWIEMRSLGLISSKVVQELLSEEVAEGMKVDDGLIAFSDVTSETDRFVETSGSEDVYDVAASMA; the protein is encoded by the exons ATGGAAATAGTATGGAGATTTAGGTATTGTTTTCTACACAGAGGGCCAACCCAAATCATCAGTGCACTGCGCATGCTGCCTATCTGCCACTTTTCATCGCCAAAGATGTGTCCAACTAACAAAACCCAGGAAAATTTCCCGAAACTTTTTGACCGACAAACAAGTAAACTCAATCATCAAGATGTGCATTCCACTTTATTGAACTGCCCTTCTGATTTGATTGCACTGAGATTCTTCTTGTGGTGTGCCGGacaacataatttttttcacaATAAGATTGTGAttgatcacatggttggtgTGATCAAGCGCGTGATGGAACAATACAGAACCGTTAAATTGGTTATTAGGGAACTAGAGAGCATGGGGTGTGTTGTAAAATCTCAAACATTTTTGCTGTTGTTGAGGATTTATTGGCGTGGCGAAATGTATACAATGGTCTTTGAGGCTATTGAGCTAATGGGTACTTATGGCTTTACTCCAAACACATTTGCTCGTAACATAATCATTGATGCGTTGTTCAAAATTGGGCATGTGAATTTAGCTATTAAGTTTCTGAAAGAGACCCGAAGGCCAAATTTTTTGACTTTTAACATTGCACTGTGTAATTTATGTAATATCAATGATTTATATCACATTGGAGATGTGTTTAGAATGATGTTGCAATGGGGATATAGCCCCAAAGTGGAGACATTTGAGATGATTTTGAGCTGTTTATGCAAAATGGGTAAAATAGTGGAGGCGCATCAAGTTTTGGGTCTATTGATTACTTTGGGTATTGCTGTGTCTGTAAATGTTTGGAGTATGTTGATGAATGGGTTTTGTCGGTTGCAGAGACTTGATGTGGCTGGTAAGTTATTGGAGAAGATGGTTGAGACTGGTTCTTCTCCTAGTATTGTAACGTACACGACTTTAATCAGGGGATTTTTAAAATCTAATATGGTTAGTGAAGCATTCAATATTCTAAATATTATGGAATCCAAAGGATATGCCCCTGACCTCGTTCTTTGTAATGTGTTAATAGACTCCTTTGCCAAAGCTGGGAGGTGTGATGATGCCATTGATGTTTTTGTTAGCATGCGATCACGGAACTTGGCTCCTGATTCTTGTACTGTCTCTTCATTATTATCTACCTTGTGTTTGTCTAGGAGGTTTGATATGTTACCCAAGTTGGTTCGTGGACTTGACATAGAAGCTGACTTATTGCTATGTAACTCACTTCTCTGTTATTTTTGTAAAGCCAAGTTTCCGTCTCTTGCTGTAAAGTTTTATAATGATATGCTTGATAATGGCCTTACCCCAGATAAGTATACTTTTGTTGGATTAGTAGATGGGTTATGCAAGGCAAAAAGAGTTGATGAAGCAGTTGATTCGTATCATGGGATTCTCCAGAGTTTCCCTGGACAGGATGCTTATATTCATACTGTGGTCATGGATGGGCTTATAAAG GTCCGTAAATTTAATGCGGCCATTAGAGTGTTTAGAAAAGCAGTTGAAGAGGGCTACACCCTTGATGTTGCAGCATACACAGTTGCCATTATAGGGCTCTTTATGGGTGGTAGAGCTGGAGAGGCTTGGTCACTCTATTGCCATATGAAGGAGGTCGGCTTGGCTCTTACTGTACATACATACAATGTAATGGTCTCTGGTTTTGTTAAAGAAAGAGATCTTAATATGGTTAATTTAATGCTACAAGAGATGATAGAAGCAAAAGTAGAACTGAGCTCCAATACTTTCTTGAGATTATCAAAATTCCTCTGTAGACCATATCATTCTAATTCAGTTATTGAACTATGGATTGAGATGAGAAGTTTGGGTTTGATATCTTCTAAGGTAGTGCAAGAATTACTTTCTGAAGAAGTTGCCGAAGGCATGAAAGTAGATGATGGCCTCATTGCATTTTCAGATGTTACTTCAGAAACTGATCGATTTGTGGAGACATCTGGCTCTGAAGACGTTTATGATGTGGCTGCTTCAATGGCATGA
- the LOC126609999 gene encoding putative pentatricopeptide repeat-containing protein At1g16830 isoform X5 — protein MLPICHFSSPKMCPTNKTQENFPKLFDRQTSKLNHQDVHSTLLNCPSDLIALRFFLWCAGQHNFFHNKIVIDHMVGVIKRVMEQYRTVKLVIRELESMGCVVKSQTFLLLLRIYWRGEMYTMVFEAIELMGTYGFTPNTFARNIIIDALFKIGHVNLAIKFLKETRRPNFLTFNIALCNLCNINDLYHIGDVFRMMLQWGYSPKVETFEMILSCLCKMGKIVEAHQVLGLLITLGIAVSVNVWSMLMNGFCRLQRLDVAGKLLEKMVETGSSPSIVTYTTLIRGFLKSNMVSEAFNILNIMESKGYAPDLVLCNVLIDSFAKAGRCDDAIDVFVSMRSRNLAPDSCTVSSLLSTLCLSRRFDMLPKLVRGLDIEADLLLCNSLLCYFCKAKFPSLAVKFYNDMLDNGLTPDKYTFVGLVDGLCKAKRVDEAVDSYHGILQSFPGQDAYIHTVVMDGLIKVRKFNAAIRVFRKAVEEGYTLDVAAYTVAIIGLFMGGRAGEAWSLYCQMKEVGLALTVHTYNVMVSGFVKERDLNMVNLMLQEMIEAKVELSSNTFLRLSKFLCRPYLSNSVIELWIEMRSLGLISSKVVQELLSDEVAKGMKVDDGLIAFSDVTSETDRSVEASGSEDVYDVAASMA, from the coding sequence ATGCTGCCTATCTGCCACTTTTCATCGCCAAAGATGTGTCCAACTAACAAAACCCAGGAAAATTTCCCGAAACTTTTTGACCGACAAACAAGTAAACTCAATCATCAAGATGTGCATTCCACTTTATTGAACTGCCCTTCTGATTTGATTGCACTGAGATTCTTCTTGTGGTGTGCCGGacaacataatttttttcacaATAAGATTGTGAttgatcacatggttggtgTGATCAAGCGCGTGATGGAACAATACAGAACCGTTAAATTGGTTATTAGGGAACTAGAGAGCATGGGGTGTGTTGTAAAATCTCAAACATTTTTGCTGTTGTTGAGGATTTATTGGCGTGGCGAAATGTATACAATGGTCTTTGAGGCTATTGAGCTAATGGGTACTTATGGCTTTACTCCAAACACATTTGCTCGTAACATAATCATTGATGCGTTGTTCAAAATTGGGCATGTGAATTTAGCTATTAAGTTTCTGAAAGAGACCCGAAGGCCAAATTTTTTGACTTTTAACATTGCACTGTGTAATTTATGTAATATCAATGATTTATATCACATTGGAGATGTGTTTAGAATGATGTTGCAATGGGGATATAGCCCCAAAGTGGAGACATTTGAGATGATTTTGAGCTGTTTATGCAAAATGGGTAAAATAGTGGAGGCGCATCAAGTTTTGGGTCTATTGATTACTTTGGGTATTGCTGTGTCTGTAAATGTTTGGAGTATGTTGATGAATGGGTTTTGTCGGTTGCAGAGACTTGATGTGGCTGGTAAGTTATTGGAGAAGATGGTTGAGACTGGTTCTTCTCCTAGTATTGTAACGTACACGACTTTAATCAGGGGATTTTTAAAATCTAATATGGTTAGTGAAGCATTCAATATTCTAAATATTATGGAATCCAAAGGATATGCCCCTGACCTCGTTCTTTGTAATGTGTTAATAGACTCCTTTGCCAAAGCTGGGAGGTGTGATGATGCCATTGATGTTTTTGTTAGCATGCGATCACGGAACTTGGCTCCTGATTCTTGTACTGTCTCTTCATTATTATCTACCTTGTGTTTGTCTAGGAGGTTTGATATGTTACCCAAGTTGGTTCGTGGACTTGACATAGAAGCTGACTTATTGCTATGTAACTCACTTCTCTGTTATTTTTGTAAAGCCAAGTTTCCGTCTCTTGCTGTAAAGTTTTATAATGATATGCTTGATAATGGCCTTACCCCAGATAAGTATACTTTTGTTGGATTAGTAGATGGGTTATGCAAGGCAAAAAGAGTTGATGAAGCAGTTGATTCGTATCATGGGATTCTCCAGAGTTTCCCTGGACAGGATGCTTATATTCATACTGTGGTCATGGATGGGCTTATAAAGGTCCGTAAATTTAATGCGGCCATTAGAGTGTTTAGAAAAGCAGTTGAAGAGGGCTACACCCTTGATGTTGCGGCATACACAGTTGCCATTATAGGGCTCTTTATGGGTGGTAGAGCTGGAGAGGCTTGGTCACTCTATTGCCAGATGAAGGAAGTCGGCTTGGCTCTTACTGTACATACATACAATGTAATGGTCTCTGGTTTTGTTAAAGAAAGAGATCTTAATATGGTTAATTTAATGCTACAAGAGATGATAGAAGCAAAAGTAGAACTGAGCTCCAATACTTTCTTGAGATTATCAAAATTCCTCTGTAGACCATATCTTTCTAATTCAGTTATTGAACTATGGATTGAGATGAGAAGTTTGGGTTTGATATCTTCTAAGGTAGTGCAAGAATTACTTTCTGATGAAGTTGCCAAAGGCATGAAAGTAGATGATGGCCTAATTGCATTTTCAGACGTTACTTCAGAAACTGATCGATCTGTGGAGGCATCTGGCTCTGAAGACGTTTATGATGTGGCTGCTTCAATGGCTTGA